The genomic region TCGGCGTCCTGGTGACACCGTCCGGAGGCAGTGTTCGGCGGGGCTCTCATAACTTCTCTACATCGCGCCCGGTATGGAAAAGAGATAGCCCGGCCCCGGACCGTACGGCGAATGTGTGTCGCCGCAGGCTGGCACGCCGATTCCGAGGGAGCACGCATGGAGGAGTTCCGAGGCAGGGTCGCGGTCGTCACCGGTGCCGGTTCGGGCATCGGCCGGGCGCTGGCGGTCGAGCTGGCCGTGCAGGGCGCCCGGCTGGCCCTCTCCGACGCGGCGGAGGAAGGTCTCGCGCAGACCGCGGCGCTCTGCGCCGCGCGGGGGGCCGAGGTCCGTACCTACCGGCTTGACGTCACCGACAGGCTGGCGATGCAGAACCACGCCAAGGAGGTACGCGCCGACTTCGGCGGCGCCGACCTGGTGATCAACAACGCCGGGGTGACCCTGCTCGCCTCGATCACCGAGGCCAGCTGGGACGACATGCGGTGGGTGCTGGACGTCGACTTCTGGGGCGTCGTCAACGGCACCCAGGCGTTCCTGCCACTGCTCGTCACCTCGAAGGGCCACCTGGTCAACATCTCCAGCATGTACGGGTTGACAGCGGCACCGGCGCAGAGCGCGTACAACGCGGCCAAGTTCGCCGTCCGGGGCTTCACCGAGGCTGTGTTGCAGGAGATGCGGGTCGGCGACGTGCCGGTGCGCGTCAGCTGCGTCTACCCGGGCAAGGTGCGGACCGACATCTTCAGCAACGCCCGGGCGGCGAAGGGGCTCGGCTACGGTGGGGTTCGGGAGCGCTACGCCCGGGAGGCGACGACCTCGGCCGAGCAGGCCGCACGACTCATCCTGCGCGGCGTCCGACGCAACCGGGTGAAGATCGTCGTCGGTTCGGATGCCCGCCGGGCCGACCTGCTCACCCGGCTGCTCGGCACTGTCTACTCCCGCTTCACCGCGCGCGCGGTCCGGACGCAGGCGAGCCAGGTCCGCCTGGAGGCCATGCGGACCCGGCTCGCGGCGCAGCGGGTCAGAGCGTCAGACCACCGTCAACTGTGACGACCTGGCCGGTCAGGTAGGAGGCCCGCTCCGAGAGCAGGAACGTCACCACCGGGGCGATCTCCTCCGCCTGGCCGAGCCGGCCGAGAGCGGTCCGCTGCTGGACGCCCACGGCCAGCCCGGCCGGCAGGTCGTTCAGCATGTCGGTCTCGATGAACCCCGGCGCCAGGGTGTTGACCCGGATCCCGTACGGGCCGACCTCCTTCGCCAGCGCCTTGGTGAAGCCGATGATGCCGGCCTTCGAGGCCGAGTAGTTGGTCTGACCCGGGCTGCCGGTGATGCCGGCCACCGAGGAGACCGTGACGATGGCGCCGCCACGACGCCGCATCATCTTGCGGATCGACGCCCG from Micromonospora profundi harbors:
- a CDS encoding SDR family NAD(P)-dependent oxidoreductase, which gives rise to MEEFRGRVAVVTGAGSGIGRALAVELAVQGARLALSDAAEEGLAQTAALCAARGAEVRTYRLDVTDRLAMQNHAKEVRADFGGADLVINNAGVTLLASITEASWDDMRWVLDVDFWGVVNGTQAFLPLLVTSKGHLVNISSMYGLTAAPAQSAYNAAKFAVRGFTEAVLQEMRVGDVPVRVSCVYPGKVRTDIFSNARAAKGLGYGGVRERYAREATTSAEQAARLILRGVRRNRVKIVVGSDARRADLLTRLLGTVYSRFTARAVRTQASQVRLEAMRTRLAAQRVRASDHRQL
- the fabG gene encoding 3-oxoacyl-ACP reductase FabG, translated to MSENRRPVALVSGGSRGIGRAVVRQLAADGYDVAFCYQSNREAAEKVAAEVLETGARVLARQVNVADAAQVREFVNGVERDLGEIAALVTVAGIIRDRPVAMMADEDWQAVIDVNLGGVYNVCRASIRKMMRRRGGAIVTVSSVAGITGSPGQTNYSASKAGIIGFTKALAKEVGPYGIRVNTLAPGFIETDMLNDLPAGLAVGVQQRTALGRLGQAEEIAPVVTFLLSERASYLTGQVVTVDGGLTL